The following coding sequences lie in one Oncorhynchus kisutch isolate 150728-3 linkage group LG3, Okis_V2, whole genome shotgun sequence genomic window:
- the LOC109887382 gene encoding neuronal acetylcholine receptor subunit beta-4, with amino-acid sequence MNRTLTLLAFLFTLLKRCSCADSEERLMNWLLRNDRYNKLIRPAVNRTERVTVKLQVSLAQLISVNEREQIMTTNVWLTQHWDDYRLSWDPSQYDGIDKLRIPSRHIWLPDIVLYNNADGTYEVTVFTNAIVQFNGSIVWLPPAIYKSACKIEVKHFPFDQQNCTLKFRSWTYDHTELDLVLKTGVASMDDFTPSGEWDILALPGRRTVNPLDPTYVDLTYDFIIKRKPLFYTINLIIPCVLITSLAILVFYLPSDCGEKMTLCISVLLALTVFLLLISKIVPPTSLDVPLIGKYLMFTMVLVTFSIITSVCVLNVHHRSPSTHTMPSWVKVVFLNKLPHLLFMRRPQNNSARQRLRQQRQLRARRSILADLGYPATTTSKTATAAAMSSSSAFLSSASAFASPGHFYNKVTAPLGYTHTFRKGEARSTEFLPNSFPSSQDLRQRGSPDWGGDVQEAVDGVRFVADHMMGDDDNQNVIEDWKYVAMVVDRMFLWIFIIVCVTGTLGLFLQPLFQHSIVPIQQPSSDTPRT; translated from the exons GTTGCAGTTGTGCGGACTCAGAGGAGCGTCTGATGAACTGGCTGCTTAGAAACGATCGCTACAACAAGCTGATCCGCCCAGCTGTGAACAGGACAGAGCGAGTCACTGTCAAACTACAGGTGTCCCTGGCCCAACTCATCAGTGTG aatgagagagagcagaTTATGACCACCAATGTTTGGCTCACACAG CACTGGGATGACTACAGGCTATCATGGGACCCTTCTCAATATGATGGCATTGACAAGCTTCGTATTCCTTCCAGACACATCTGGCTACCTGATATAGTGCTCTATAACAA TGCGGATGGAACCTATGAGGTAACAGTCTTCACCAATGCCATTGTCCAGTTCAACGGCAGCATCGTCTGGCTGCCTCCGGCCATCTATAAGAGTGCCTGCAAGATCGAGGTCAAGCACTTCCCCTTTGACCAGCAGAACTGCACACTCAAGTTCCGGTCATGGACCTACGACCACACCGAGCTCGATTTGGTCCTGAAGACAGGGGTGGCCAGCATGGATGACTTCACTCCCAGTGGGGAATGGGACATCTTGGCCCTGCCGGGCAGGCGGACGGTTAACCCTCTGGATCCTACCTACGTGGACCTCACCTATGACTTCATCATCAAGAGGAAGCCGCTGTTCTACACCATCAACCTAATCATCCCCTGTGTCCTCATTACCTCTCTGGCCATCCTGGTGTTCTACCTGCCGTCTGACTGTGGGGAGAAGATGACACTGTGTATCTCAGTCCTCCTGGCCCTCACTGTGTTCCTCCTCCTGATCTCCAAGATCGTCCCTCCCACCTCGCTGGACGTGCCTCTGATCGGGAAGTACCTAATGTTCACCATGGTGCTGGTGACCTTCTCCATcattaccagtgtgtgtgtgctcaacgTACACCACCGCTCCCCCAGCACACACACCATGCCCTCCTGGGTCAAGGTAGTGTTCCTCAACAAGCTGCCCCATCTGCTCTTCATGAGACGCCCACAGAATAACTCTGCCCGCCAGCGGCTACGCCAGCAGAGACAACTCCGAGCTCGCAGGTCCATCCTGGCGGACctgggctaccctgccaccaccaCGTCCAAAACAGCCACCGCTGCCGCCATGTCTTCCTCTtctgccttcctctcctctgcctcggCCTTCGCCTCCCCGGGACACTTTTACAACAAAGTCACAGCTCCgctggggtacacccacaccttCAGGAAGGGGGAGGCCCGCTCCACCGAGTTCCTGCCCAACAGCTTCCCCTCCTCCCAGGACCTCCGCCAGAGAGGCAGCCCAGACTGGGGGGGAGATGTCCAGGAGGCAGTCGACGGGGTCCGCTTCGTGGCTGATCACATGATGGGGGACGATGATAACCAGAAT GTGATCGAGGACTGGAAGTATGTGGCAATGGTGGTGGACCGTATGTTCCTGTGGATCTTTATAATAGTGTGTGTGACTGGAACCCTGGGTCTCTTCCTCCAGCCTCTATTTCAGCATTCAATAGTCCCCATCCAGCAGCCCAGCTCAGACACACCCCGTACCTGA
- the LOC109887026 gene encoding neuronal acetylcholine receptor subunit alpha-3 isoform X1, whose product MNAPFFFIFSSCSFFFPLLSGGSCSEAEHRLFSVIFSSYNQYIRPVENVSEPVIVQFEVSMSQLVKVDEVNQIMETNLWLRHIWNDYKLRWDPKNFGGVEFIRVPSSRIWKPDIVLYNNAVGDFQVDDKTKALLRYNGDVTWIPPAIFKSSCKIDVTYFPFDYQNCTMKFGSWTYDKAKIDLVLIGSTINLHDFWESGEWTIINAPGYKHDIKYNCCEEIYTDITYSLYIRRLPLFYTINMIIPCLLISFLTVLVFYLPSDCGEKITLCISVLLSLTVFLLVITETIPSTSLVIPLIGEYLLFTMIFVTLSIVITVFVLNVHYRTPKTHTMPCWVRSVFLGLLPRVMFMTRPERDPERLPGGVVQQLIPPASRPCVVYTTGTKQGQQKPQALVSTVAASVLPSLAQRQRLFISTELTNLNNLSLGGGGGGDSVNAGSSFLCREGRCNCCWRQRSTKLPTETGGGGGGVGSIGTHSGGGSAGIGGVCGGGGSSCSSSESLDGRLRTLSPHFSPEVREAMESVKYIAENMRLQNEAKEVQDDWKYVAMVIDRIFLWVFILVCILGTAGLFIQPLLLFNM is encoded by the exons ATGAACGCCCCATTTTTCTTCATCTTTTCCTCCTGTTCGTTCTTTTTTCCCCTTTTGTCGG GAGGCTCCTGCTCTGAGGCAGAACACAGGTTGTTCTCAGTGATATTCTCCAGCTACAATCAGTACATCCGCCCAGTGGAGAATGTGTCTGAACCAGTTATCGTGCAGTTTGAGGTGTCCATGTCCCAGCTGGTCaaagtg GATGAAGTTAACCAGATTATGGAGACAAACCTGTGGCTGAGACAT ATCTGGAATGACTACAAACTGAGGTGGGATCCCAAAAACTTTGGAGGAGTGGAGTTCATTCGAGTGCCTTCTAGCAGGATATGGAAGCCAGATATCGTGCTGTACAATAA TGCAGTGGGAGATTTCCAGGTGGACGATAAGACCAAGGCCCTGCTTCGCTACAATGGGGATGTGACCTGGATCCCTCCGGCCATCTTCAAGAGCTCCTGCAAGATTGACGTTACCTACTTCCCCTTCGACTACCAGAACTGCACCATGAAGTTTGGCTCTTGGACATATGACAAGGCCAAGATAGACCTGGTTCTGATTGGCTCCACCATCAACCTCCATGACTTCTGGGAGAGTGGCGAGTGGACGATTATCAACGCCCCGGGTTACAAACACGACATCAAGTACAACTGCTGTGAGGAGATCTACACAGACATCACCTACTCCCTGTACATCAGACGGCTGCCTCTCTTCTACACCATCAACATGATCATCCCCTGTCTGCTCATCTCCTTTCTCACTGTGCTGGTCTTCTACCTGCCTTCTGACTGTGGGGAGAAGATCACCCTCTGTATCtccgtcctcctctccctcactgtgTTCCTCCTGGTCATCACCGAAACCATACCGTCTACGTCTCTGGTCATCCCCCTCATCGGGGAGTATCTCCTCTTCACCATGATATTCGTCACCCTCTCCATTGTCATCACCGTGTTCGTGCTGAACGTGCACTACCGCACGCCCAAGACCCACACCATGCCGTGCTGGGTGCGCAGTGTCTTCCTGGGGCTTCTACCCAGGGTCATGTTCATGACCCGGCCGGAGAGGGACCCTGAGAGGCTGCCTGGGGGGGTGGTTCAGCAGCTGATACCCCCAGCCTCGCGGCCCTGTGTGGTCTACACCACAGGAACCAAGCAGGGGCAGCAGAAGCCCCAGGCCCTGGTCTCCACCGTGGCTGCCAGTGTGCTCCCAAGCCTGGCCCAGCGACAGCGCCTCTTCATCAGCACGGAGCTCACCAACCTCAATAACCTTAGccttggtgggggtggtggtggtgactcGGTTAATGCAGGCTCCAGCTTCCTGTGTCGTGAGGGCCGCTGCAACTGCTGCTGGCGCCAGAGGTCCACCAAGCTGCCCACTGAGacgggaggagggggtggaggggtgggtagCATCGGGACCCACAGTGGAGGAGGGTCTGCTGGGATTGGGGGGGTTTGTGGAGGCGGTGGAAGCTCCTGCTCCAGCTCAGAGTCTCTGGATGGCAGGCTGAGGACTCTGTCCCCTCACTTCTCACCGGAGGTCAGGGAGGCCATGGAAAGTGTCAAGTATATCGCCGAAAACATGagactacagaacgaagccaaggAG GTCCAGGATGACTGGAAGTACGTTGCCATGGTGATCGACAGGATATTCCTGTGGGTGTTCATCTTGGTGTGTATCCTGGGGACCGCTGGGCTCTTTATCCAGCCCCTCCTATTGTTCAATATGTGA
- the LOC109887026 gene encoding neuronal acetylcholine receptor subunit alpha-3 isoform X2: MNAPFFFIFSSCSFFFPLLSGGSCSEAEHRLFSVIFSSYNQYIRPVENVSEPVIVQFEVSMSQLVKVDEVNQIMETNLWLRHIWNDYKLRWDPKNFGGVEFIRVPSSRIWKPDIVLYNNAVGDFQVDDKTKALLRYNGDVTWIPPAIFKSSCKIDVTYFPFDYQNCTMKFGSWTYDKAKIDLVLIGSTINLHDFWESGEWTIINAPGYKHDIKYNCCEEIYTDITYSLYIRRLPLFYTINMIIPCLLISFLTVLVFYLPSDCGEKITLCISVLLSLTVFLLVITETIPSTSLVIPLIGEYLLFTMIFVTLSIVITVFVLNVHYRTPKTHTMPCWVRSVFLGLLPRVMFMTRPERDPERLPGGVVQQLIPPASRPCVVYTTGTKQGQQKPQALVSTVAASVLPSLAQRQRLFISTELTNLNNLSLGGGGGGDSVNAGSSFLCREGRCNCCWRQRSTKLPTETGGGGGGVGSIGTHSGGGSAGIGGVCGGGGSSCSSSESLDGRLRTLSPHFSPEVREAMESVKYIAENMRLQNEAKEVQDDWKYVAMVIDRIFLWVFIL, from the exons ATGAACGCCCCATTTTTCTTCATCTTTTCCTCCTGTTCGTTCTTTTTTCCCCTTTTGTCGG GAGGCTCCTGCTCTGAGGCAGAACACAGGTTGTTCTCAGTGATATTCTCCAGCTACAATCAGTACATCCGCCCAGTGGAGAATGTGTCTGAACCAGTTATCGTGCAGTTTGAGGTGTCCATGTCCCAGCTGGTCaaagtg GATGAAGTTAACCAGATTATGGAGACAAACCTGTGGCTGAGACAT ATCTGGAATGACTACAAACTGAGGTGGGATCCCAAAAACTTTGGAGGAGTGGAGTTCATTCGAGTGCCTTCTAGCAGGATATGGAAGCCAGATATCGTGCTGTACAATAA TGCAGTGGGAGATTTCCAGGTGGACGATAAGACCAAGGCCCTGCTTCGCTACAATGGGGATGTGACCTGGATCCCTCCGGCCATCTTCAAGAGCTCCTGCAAGATTGACGTTACCTACTTCCCCTTCGACTACCAGAACTGCACCATGAAGTTTGGCTCTTGGACATATGACAAGGCCAAGATAGACCTGGTTCTGATTGGCTCCACCATCAACCTCCATGACTTCTGGGAGAGTGGCGAGTGGACGATTATCAACGCCCCGGGTTACAAACACGACATCAAGTACAACTGCTGTGAGGAGATCTACACAGACATCACCTACTCCCTGTACATCAGACGGCTGCCTCTCTTCTACACCATCAACATGATCATCCCCTGTCTGCTCATCTCCTTTCTCACTGTGCTGGTCTTCTACCTGCCTTCTGACTGTGGGGAGAAGATCACCCTCTGTATCtccgtcctcctctccctcactgtgTTCCTCCTGGTCATCACCGAAACCATACCGTCTACGTCTCTGGTCATCCCCCTCATCGGGGAGTATCTCCTCTTCACCATGATATTCGTCACCCTCTCCATTGTCATCACCGTGTTCGTGCTGAACGTGCACTACCGCACGCCCAAGACCCACACCATGCCGTGCTGGGTGCGCAGTGTCTTCCTGGGGCTTCTACCCAGGGTCATGTTCATGACCCGGCCGGAGAGGGACCCTGAGAGGCTGCCTGGGGGGGTGGTTCAGCAGCTGATACCCCCAGCCTCGCGGCCCTGTGTGGTCTACACCACAGGAACCAAGCAGGGGCAGCAGAAGCCCCAGGCCCTGGTCTCCACCGTGGCTGCCAGTGTGCTCCCAAGCCTGGCCCAGCGACAGCGCCTCTTCATCAGCACGGAGCTCACCAACCTCAATAACCTTAGccttggtgggggtggtggtggtgactcGGTTAATGCAGGCTCCAGCTTCCTGTGTCGTGAGGGCCGCTGCAACTGCTGCTGGCGCCAGAGGTCCACCAAGCTGCCCACTGAGacgggaggagggggtggaggggtgggtagCATCGGGACCCACAGTGGAGGAGGGTCTGCTGGGATTGGGGGGGTTTGTGGAGGCGGTGGAAGCTCCTGCTCCAGCTCAGAGTCTCTGGATGGCAGGCTGAGGACTCTGTCCCCTCACTTCTCACCGGAGGTCAGGGAGGCCATGGAAAGTGTCAAGTATATCGCCGAAAACATGagactacagaacgaagccaaggAG GTCCAGGATGACTGGAAGTACGTTGCCATGGTGATCGACAGGATATTCCTGTGGGTGTTCATCTTG TGA